From Chaetodon trifascialis isolate fChaTrf1 chromosome 24, fChaTrf1.hap1, whole genome shotgun sequence:
agtgtggactctcGAGTccaacagacagcagcttcactcctgaatcctgcaggttgttatcactcaggtccagctctctcagactggGGGACTGGGATCTGAGGACCgaggacagagcttcacagcttctctctgagaggttacagccgctcagtctgaagagacacaggaaggaagcaaaCAGTAAGTTAGATATCAGAGTATTTACTGATGAATAAACTTCACAATCTCTGTACTTACAGAGCTTTGTTGGAGGCTTTGaccactggcagcagcctcagaagagcctcctctgaagcagagaatttcttcaggtcaaacacGCCCACATCTTTTTCTGATAACAGTAAgatgaagaccagagctgaccactgagcaggagacagttcATCTGTGGAGAGTCTTCCTGAACTCAAGGACTGTTGGATCTGATCCACCAGAAAACGGTCATTTAattcattcagacagtggaacagattgatgcttttctctgcagagggaaCTTCTTCaatcttcttcttgatgtaCTCAACTGTTTCCTGATTGGTTTttgagccacttcctgtctgtgtcagcaggcCTCTTAAGAGAGTCTGATTGGTCTGCAGTGAAAGTCCCAGGAGGAAACGGAGGAACAAGTCCAGGTGTCCATTTGGACTCTGTAAGGCCTTGTCCACAGCACTCTGGTAgaagtgtgtctctgcagattcATAGTTGGTTGTCTGTTCTTCTGACAGCAGATTGACTCCAGACTTGATGAAGGTCAGATGaacatgaagagcagccagaaactcctgaacaCTCAGATGGACGAAGCAGAACACCTTGTCCTGgtacagtcctctctcctctatgaagatctgtgtgaacactcctgagtacactgaggctgctctgatatcgatgccacactctgtcaggtctgattgGTAGAAGAGcaggtttcctttctgcagctgctcaaaagccagttttcccagagacTCAATCATCCTGCTGGTCTCTGGAGTCCACTGAGGAtctgactcagctcctccatcatactTGATGTTCTTCActttggactgaaccaccaggaagtggatgtacatctgagtcagggtcttgggcagctctccttcctctctggtcttcaACAAATCCTCCAGAACTgtagcagtgatccagcagaagaccgggatgtggcacatgatgtggaggcttcGTGATGTCTTGATGTGGGAGATGATTCTTCTGGCCTGCTTCTTGTCTCTGAACCTCTTCCtgaagtactcctccttctgttcatcagtgaaccctctgacttctgtcaccatgtcaacacactcaggagggatctgattggctgccgcAGGTCGTGTGGTTATCCAGAGgcgagcagagggaagcaggtTCCTCCTGATGAGGTTCgtcagcagcacatccactgaggTGGACTCTGTAACATCAGTCAGGATCTCATTGTTGTGGAAGTCCAGAGGAAGTCGACACTCATCCAGACCGTCAAAGATGAACAAAACCCTGAActcttcaaacctgcagattcctgcttctttggtttcaggaaagaagtgatgaacaagtTCCATCAAGctgaactttttctctctcagcacgttcagctctctgaaagtgAACGGAAACATGAACTGTATGTCCTGGTGGGCTTTGTCTTCGgcccagtccagagtgaacttcTGTGTTAAGACCGTCTTCCCAATGCCAGCCACTCCCTTCGTCATcactgctctgattggttcatctCGTCCAGGTGAGGCTTTAAAGATGTCTTCTTGTCTGATTGTGGTTTCTGGTCTGTGTGGTTTCCTGGATGCTGTTTcaatctgtctgacctcatgttcatcattgacctgtccagtccctccctctgtgatgaagagctctgtgTAGATCTGATTCAGAAGGATCCGGTTTCCTGCTTTAGCgatcccctcaaacacacactggaacttCTCCTTCAGGTTAGATTTAAGTTTACGCTGACAAACAgcaggacttcctgaatgaagaaacaacaaataaatcagtAAGTGATTGATAAAGTTCAGATTAGAATTTAATGTCCTTGTCTGAACATATTTTGGTCCATCTGTTGGACATCAGCGAATGTTCATTGATCCAGCAGTTAAACCTTTAGAGAAAtcctcttactgctctgcagacgctcagccagctcctcctccttcattttTCTCAGGAAGTGCTGTGTGATCTTCAGaaatgcctctctgctgcttctcctctgctctgcatcctcaccgtccaacacctcctcatcctccctctgactcTCGAAGCATTCTGGGTCATCTGAACTCAGAACCGTCttgatcttcttcagctcgttCCTCACAAAAGAGACcatgttctcctccagcagctggagaagAGTATATGAATGACACAAACTGAAATcatggaagcaaacatcagatccatgttggacagactgacGGTCCACTGGTCTAAAAAGTGCATCGTGGAGATTATTGTGAACAGAATAGATGTGaaagcagctcagtgtttcctctacattcatttagaaGTGGCGGgccgccattcctaaatcctagccaccgctccttcaaatttcttttttttttttttattgtcggAAATATACCACCGCCGCATGTCTCcagcttcacagcagagtctgacGTTAATTACTCGCGAGAGCgtggccttgaaagtgacattacgtcaagcacccaggcactaggtcagagagtcagaggagtgtcgACTTACCAGAGATAAGGTAGATttattagcttaagataactaacgtctagattattgtaatgccctgctctctggtcttcccaaaaagactatgtataacttacaattactccagaactcagccgcacgtgtgctgacgaggaccagagggcgggagcacattacaccggttttagaatcgctgcattggctccccgtgtgtttcaggatcgactttaaggtgcttttattagtttttaagtgtcttaacggtcttgggccatcttatttatctgacctgtttctaTCATTtcagccctcgcggatcctgaggtcctctggcacaggccttttgattgttccaagggttcggaccaaagcccacggaGAGGCGGCATTCCGCCATTATGGTCCGAAGCTTCGGAACAGCCTGCCGGAATGCATCAGGACCGCAGagactgttggtgtttttaaaagaaggctcaagactcaccttttcaGTTTGGCTTATAATTGATTTCTTAGactcttttaactcagacatgttttatccgagcacattgtcttttagctcttaggtcctttCATTTTActcaattttaggttttaggtcctttattctattgtcttttaggttctaggtcTTTTTATTCActaaataggttgtaaaagtaaaatctgcagtcaagtgtcatttgtttatgccGCCAGGGCACTCCGGAGAGCCTGCCCCCgcagctgaaaaaaatcctagaggaaacactacAGCTGTTGTACATGTACAGACCAGAAATATGGAGTCCAGGTGAGTTTGATGCTGCTGGGCAGACTGACCACTGGgaacctctgagctctcctggtggactctgtggaggaatCATGAAGAATTAGCTCACATAATGTCcgtccacacagagacaaacacctGCTGAAGGTCCTTTGAGCTAAAGTGTTGATTCCAACATTGAATCAGATGGTTTCCACTGACATTAAAGTGTTGCTGGTGCTGCTGATCCCACTGCGAATCAACAGTCCAGTCtgcatttctgtgcagctttcactTTACTGTGTTGGTTGAGCAGCTTGTCTGGTTGAGTCCCTCCAGTTCTTAGTGACCCCTATAATACTGTGGACAGcatcacacagctcacacaagCTAACTGGATGCTACCTGTCCAGCACAAACTGGCAGTGAGTCCCAATAAAGTGAGTGAAACAtgagaaaagcaaagagagaagcagagaataCTGGATGAAAGCAAAGCTGAGGGTGATttcacatccagctgtgtttcAAATAAGAGCTGGAACGTTCTTCTCTGGACGACATGAAGGAAACAGGTGCAGCTGTTGCTCATACAACTTGTTCTGGCTCTTTCTTTTACTCTTGGACAACATGCATTTGTTCTTGTCCACTTGTTGGACACCCTTCTCTGCATCAGACGTCTTCACAGAGGCACAACTCCAGCCTGATGTGAGGTGCCATGATGCCACCGTCAGTGTTGTTCTTGACTTTGTGaatccatcagcagcatcaaTCACAAACAGACGGTGTGTTTCCTCACactctctgtgttgtttcactctgtgtttcacagcagctgatctcagtccagctgttatcactgacatgtgtgtgtttgtgttgtcacatgactgaaaagcacaacatgttGATTTGATTGAGGAACTCAGTGGAATCAGGGTTAGCCTTCGTTAGCATCTGTTAGCCTCAATCAAGTCACTGTTTTATATTCATGCAATCAGTCAGaacgtgtgtgtggaggaaatgttCAACTGGAATCAAGAGTTGAAGACTGGTTATATTGGGCAGCTTCCACATGTGAGGATATGAACGAATGAGAAGAAGAACGACGCTGCAAATAAAGGTCATATTGTCCAACACGATTTTTATACtgagaacaacttactgtctgtcagagacatgttgctgtttaaagtcAGTGAAGCCATCCATTGACTGGTCACTTTTGagggacacacagctgggttcagGTCCAGCAGAGGTTTGTCTGCCATAGATCctgtcagacaaacaggaagaccACCATTAtgctcagctttcagtgtccacatgtggacatgtcagtACTGTTTagggacagactggacaaaTGTCCTTTAATACTAATCTAGCTCAAACCTTCATTATCATTCTAGGACAACATGAACATTAGAAGGACAACTGGTCTGACTGGatttaatgaggacaaacagcagtggacaacatgaggaggacatatgGACATTTCAGGTCAAATTGTCCGACACGAGTTTAATCCtgagaacaacttactgtctgtcagagacatgttgctgtttaaagtcAGTGAAGCCATCCATTGACTGGTCACTTTTGagggacacacagctgggttcagGTCCAGCAGAGGTTTGTCTGCCATAGATCctgtcagacaaacaggaagaccACCATTAtgctcagctttcagtgtccacatgtggacatgtcagtACTGTTTagggacagactggacaaaTGTCCTTTAATACTAATCTAGCTCaaaccttcatcatcattctAGGACAACATGAACATTAGAAGGACaactggtcagactggatttaatgaggacaaacagcagtggacaacatgaggaggacatatgGACATTTCAGGTCAAATTGTCCGACACGAGTTTAATCCTGAGAgcaacttactgtctgtcagagacatgttgctgtttaaagtcAGTGAAGCCATCCATTGACTGGTCACTTTTGagggacacacagctgggttcagGTCCAGCAGAGGTTTGTCTGCCATAGATCctgtcagacaaacaggaagaccACCATTAtgctcagctttcagtgtccacatgtggacatgtcagtACTGTTTagggacagactggacaaaTGTCCTTTAATACTAATCTAGCTCaaaccttcatcatcattctAGGACAACATGAACATTAGAAGGACaactggtcagactggatttaatgaggacaaacagcagtggacaacatgaggaggacatatgGACATTTCAGGTCAAATTGTCCAACACGAGTTTAATCCtgagaacaacttactgtctgtcagagacatgttgctgtttaaagtcAGTGAAGCCATCCATTGACTGGTTGCTcttgaaggacacacagctgggttcagGTTCGGGCCCAGGTCCAGCGGAGTCTGGTGGGTCCTGCGGCTCTGgccttcaacacaacacacagacagagctttGAGTGTGAATAATGATGGTGGACAGATTGGAGTGTTTTGACATGGAGACGAGTCCTGGACAGTCAGAGATCCTCGTCTCACCTCTGAGCTTCGGTCTGGCCGTCATCGTCCCCACACAGACCGTTGTTAGAGGGAcggactccctcctctctgtcctcacaccgactcatgctgctgaactcacgtcagctcacacacactttgatctggagaggaaacacaaatcattcatgtgcacaTCATCTGAAATCATCCTTTCATGGTTTCTCCTGTCCAAatatcagctgctcctcctctaaTTGGCTGTTATCTCGTCTTTCATATCAGTTTCAGCTGAATGCAGTGTGAGGCCGAGCTGCTGTACTTCTATCagtccactagatggcgccatgaagctgcagtgaagtgaacacacacttgaCGCCTGGATGACTATTCACATCCACTGACCCACTGAAGGACTGAGATGGACGGACGTGGTCTGACAGAGTCTCTGCATCCACAGAGTCCCTGCAGAAAACAACTCAATGCAACAAGCTGCATCTGATTATTTCACAGCAACACCTGGAATTAAACCTCCACTGTAATAACATTCAATCATTTCCCGTCATTGACCAGAAAACATCATTTCAAAGAGCGTTCTGCGGTCAGAAACACTGATAATCTGGACTTTTTCCTGGCTCATTAATGACAGACTCAAACAGAGACAGGGCTCAGTTGGTGCTCCTCTCATGAATGAATTGAAATGAAGTGATGAGTTCATGACCTTcatctacaaacacacagttcaaCATATCTGAAGGACGAGAGGCTTCACTGAAGAAAAACTACCAATACAACATTGTACAAATACTACAGTCCAAGTCCaaaagtcctgctttcaaacttggactcaagtaaaagtactccacTATTCCCAGGTTCATGTAGTCAAAGTATccgcagtaaaagtacttgttctgtagtaaaatgtctcctctgacTGTTAGAAAAGTCCAAGTACCTGAAAACTACttaagtacttgagtaaatgtacttttgtctctctgttgaaTCTGAGTATAGATCTATGAATATAGATCAGCAGTGTCCTGAAATCAACAAAGTCTCAGTGAAACAGTGGCAGGTGACAGTCTTGTGACAGTCTTTTCATGCTGTTTACGGTCTTTGTCAATACCTAGTTGCAGAAGTTGCGCTACACTTTTTCGTTGTATGTCATTTTGACTGACAGGGTCATAAAAATCCCGTCATAATCTATTTTTACCCGTcacttaatttttttaaatgataataatgacaTATTCAATAGCatttaattttcattcattttaattaatattCAGTCCGAACA
This genomic window contains:
- the LOC139352112 gene encoding NLR family CARD domain-containing protein 3-like yields the protein MDGFTDFKQQHVSDRQIYGRQTSAGPEPSCVSLKSDQSMDGFTDFKQQHVSDRQVHQESSEVPSGQSAQQHQTHLDSIFLLLEENMVSFVRNELKKIKTVLSSDDPECFESQREDEEVLDGEDAEQRRSSREAFLKITQHFLRKMKEEELAERLQSRSPAVCQRKLKSNLKEKFQCVFEGIAKAGNRILLNQIYTELFITEGGTGQVNDEHEVRQIETASRKPHRPETTIRQEDIFKASPGRDEPIRAVMTKGVAGIGKTVLTQKFTLDWAEDKAHQDIQFMFPFTFRELNVLREKKFSLMELVHHFFPETKEAGICRFEEFRVLFIFDGLDECRLPLDFHNNEILTDVTESTSVDVLLTNLIRRNLLPSARLWITTRPAAANQIPPECVDMVTEVRGFTDEQKEEYFRKRFRDKKQARRIISHIKTSRSLHIMCHIPVFCWITATVLEDLLKTREEGELPKTLTQMYIHFLVVQSKVKNIKYDGGAESDPQWTPETSRMIESLGKLAFEQLQKGNLLFYQSDLTECGIDIRAASVYSGVFTQIFIEERGLYQDKVFCFVHLSVQEFLAALHVHLTFIKSGVNLLSEEQTTNYESAETHFYQSAVDKALQSPNGHLDLFLRFLLGLSLQTNQTLLRGLLTQTGSGSKTNQETVEYIKKKIEEVPSAEKSINLFHCLNELNDRFLVDQIQQSLSSGRLSTDELSPAQWSALVFILLLSEKDVGVFDLKKFSASEEALLRLLPVVKASNKALLSGCNLSERSCEALSSVLRSQSPSLRELDLSDNNLQDSGVKLLSVGLESPHCALETLRLSGCLITEEGCASLASALRSNPSHLRELDLSYNHPGDSGVKLLSAGLEDPRWRLDTLRVEPAGVRWLRPGLRKYSCELTLDTNTVNRNVKLSDNNRKMMYVKEDQSYPDHPDRFDHWPQLLCATGLTGRCYWEVEWTGDINVSVSYRTIRRKGDSEECLFGGNDHSWRLFCSDGGYSVRHNNRITSISPSSSSFDSSATSSSSSVSHRVGVFVDYPAGTLSFYRVSSDSLIHLHTFNTTFTEPLYPGFSFGLWPWSWSKSGSSVSLCPL